In Magallana gigas chromosome 1, xbMagGiga1.1, whole genome shotgun sequence, the sequence ttgaatttctaGCTGGGGGCCCTTGCAATGTTCCgtgtatctaaaaaaaaaaaaaaaaaaaaaaaaatacaactgaTCCTCGAAATAAAGCACTTTTTTTCGAGCttagttttcaaaaacattttgtcaAATGGTAGGTTTGGTATGTTTTTCCTAGCGTGTGTCATGTctacaatatttttctttcccaTTTTTACGCAAAATACTCTGAAATTATATTAATCTTTCACTTGCGCAAAGCTGTTTTCCACATGCAtttaaggtaactccgtacctataaaatcatgggttcaaagttaaaaacttattggacttgaatttcttcaaaaaataaataaaatatttatgtatttatatatgtattactatttaagatgtaaggtaataaaaaacaaaggctggcattatcatctgaaaatcacactttttttgtttaaaaattaaatataagtggatggatacttgtttgtctatttaaattttattacttactatgccagaaaactaaaattaattttaaaaaaagaaaaaaatgtttacattagaaaaattatagcatttagaaatatcacttagagaaaagtagaacagagttatttccctttgtcattattgaattatgtcgaatataaggatgagAAACGCTTATTtaatatctccaagtaaacaatgatttgagtttttgatgtgcacctatattaacatagaaattacaaatctacttgcaagaattttaatgaattcatgatttatgtaaaatgtattacgtcacaggagggtggatttactttaaatgcatatattggctagttcacaaaaatataatatcCAAACCATTTCTTTACACATAGTAATTTACCTAATTTAccaacgaagctttaaaacttttaattagtTGATGctaaatattgataatattgaaTCTATTACCACTAGTATTATCAAGTATAACGTTATGATACATACCTTAGAacctttcaaaataaatttcaaataattagtCAAAaggtacagacaagtgactatACAGCGCTTCGAAATCAATGGAGAACATACCTGCGTTCTAGATGTAAaattggatttaaaaaaatttatctgcATGTACCAATGCTACAGATAAGTAATCACATTActaattatctttaaaattaattctggCTGTACTATAAACACGCAGTTATAGACACAATGGATAGTTTCACTTTGACCTTTCAGAAATATTGAAGTTCATATTTAATTGCGACATCGTGTTCTGCAAACAACTACTAGAAATGTACCGGTTGGCAACAACTTTTTTTTCGACCAAGTTTTATCTAAACTGGTTTTGATATAGCAACCATACGGCAAGGCTTAGTTCGCAGCGAGAAAATATTCCCGATTCTTCCAAGAAACTCTCACGATTTTTACGAATATTTATAGCACACAAATAAAAGTAAGTATACAGAAAATCAATTATTTCTCGAGCAAATTGGTGAAGAAGTATTACTTTGTattattggttttaaaaaagGCTTTTAATTTGCGTTGCTTTCTCTTTGATTTAGTAGTTTTACCAAGCTGAAGTATGACAAATAGCTGAGTTATGTAATAGCATGCATTGTCGTTTTGTTACTAATAATAATTGTTCCCGAGACCCACTTTTAAAGTAACCTTGCTTAATTGGATTGACGGGATCTGTCAACGTGATATTCAAAAGCGCTGTGCAGTGTATAACCATGAACAGTTATATTTATGAAACTCCGCAAAGCTAACTGGTTTTTAAATCCAGTAAATTTTAAATCGTGTTTCTTCTAAAACTATGTGCAAtgtataaatcaaaacaaataaatattaatacacGGGTAAAATAGTCAGCATAAATGGTTATTAATCTTTtgcaagaaaatatatttaaacaatatttaatcgtttggcttttttataatataaacaggAAATTTTGACAGTTGATATATTAGATTCGAAAAGGAGGAAAAACTAAATTAACGTTATAAATATTCAAATCTTTTAAAAGCAtgcttttgttattttaaaaagtggaGAAATAATACTGAATTTGCAAATATTTCGTCTTcaagatgaaaatattttcctaAAACATAGGTAAATAGAATGaaacttttttaatgaaattgagaaaacttgataaatttatttgacaatatGTAAACCAACTGAAAGCAAAAAGAACTTAGTCTTGGCTGGCTGTATAAAGTCACCAGAAGGAAATTACAATAGGAAAATCCCTTGGTAATAAGTAGGTTTCTCCAGGCCTACTGCAATAACAGCTCCATCTTGATACCTCAGTATGGAATTCAATGCTAGAGCTCGGGGAAAATGACATGCCAAGATACACctctacacaaaaaaaaaaaaataagtaaagcaCCTAAAAAGACTTCAGGGGCATATACCTTCGAAACATGACTACCGAAGCTCTCTGATTGAATCCTCAGTAATACGTGATTAGTTTAAACGTAGTCTGGTTTGAAATATTAAAGGGAATTTGCAATCTTACGAAGTTATATGATGTCACACAACTTCCACTTACGGTTATCAACACTTAAATAACCACAATTGATGAATTGTTACTATCAAAATTGTATTAGGGCATGTCAAACCCTAGCAAAGcagcatacatgtaatacattataTTTCTAGACATAAAAGTTGTCATAATTATATTAGTAAGGTGGAGCTTTCGCTGCCAGCTTATAAACTCGGcctatttttttatgataagatCATGACTATTTTAGAAGACAAACAAATAGTTGCAGtgcagtattttttaaaagaaatgctttaaaaaaataaaaaaaggaaataaatctgattaaaattcATCACAATTTTGTTTGGTTATTTTGTTTTACCTTTAACTTTACAGGTTGTGTCTGTTTATGTATGTTGGAATTTGTTTTGGAATTATcgtgtttttgtttgttatttacttACCTGTTGCTTTTATAACAGcagcaacttttttttaaagcgaAAAAAGTGAATTGTCCTTTCTACACACAAACCCACTTACTATACCTTCAAATTTGTCAAACTATGCAATTCGAAACATGACATATTTATTGCCCGGATTTTGCCATAATCCATAACAAGAAATCTTTATCAATGCCCACAGGGGTTTTGTCTTACTCAATTAAACACCAATAAATCgtcttatttaaaaataaatacctctcatcaaaattaaattgaaaaatcatgttaattaattttataatttaggTTACCCGAGTCAACATCTAATGATTTtcttgttggtttttttttatagcagTGTGTCCTGCAAAGTGCATTGATCATCTGTTAGCATTAACAGCTTTATCTTTGAAACAACTTCGATCATTTTGATCAAACGGGATAAAGGatttatgaattgaaaaaatcaTAATCCTCCTTCATTTGGGACTATATATTTCGGATGATACCTGTGAAGACAGTTGCGATTATTGAACACATTCATCTCATCATCAAGACGTTCAGATGACGAGTTAATATTATTGCTATGTAAACATAAAGGGTCCTCCAAATACTTAATGTAAGTTTCCAGCGTTAATGCTGGAGTTAAGACAAGGGTGTGATATGGTGAATACAATTTAATTggtttaaaatcttaaaagtgatgtataaaacagtcaaacaaaGAAGGACACCAAGATAAATCTCAAAACCTTTGCTAAATATTATGCAAATCATTTTTTCTAGAATCAGAAGCGTTGGTTTTTAAGTAACTTGaccttactttaaaaaatgattaacaaGATTAAATCACGCGATTATGAAATGTAATATGGAATATTGTCATTAATGAGAAGTCTTAATGAAAAAtagtgtaaaataaaaacaagtattccttttaaaaggaatgatcggcaataatgatatattgatagctagaagcaatcaacatgatcagtctgatgtaaaataatttaaaaagtactgtatttttataaaatatagaatattttgaatctgtacaccataatttcatcattataaaccgtcaacaaatttaattttgaaataaatttggggaaagccgttcgtaaaccccttgtctatttttatatttttaacgaaattattaaatgttaatgtatcttttttcttcttcagaatactgagtagtgctcttcaaagagcattaaatcgtatacaaagaaagagttgtattaaaataatttaatgcgactgaaaaacattgaatgccatcataacttgccattgaggtcgcattataacgtaacattgtttataaatacttcctagctactattattcaacatcaatagatcgaggtcagttcatggaacATCTTCTTATGactgaggtcagttcatcgaggtcaactgcattactgaatgaatctttcgatcgaatttcttacgcgtgagacaaaatgtgcattcttaaATTAACAGGttgaactgtattttatgtatgtttgcatctcttaaggtaaatgaattgaaatgaaactgagaaatatgttataatatgttatataaatactaaaccaaacttcaagtttttataagaactacttatgcaagcggaatgtgtgcgcatgtggaagcatttgccggatgcctcatctggacacaacagtgatcggccgaagccgatcacaaaaatatcattagacagatttttttctctcaatttaAGTAAAATACCAACTTTAAGAATCGATTATGCATTCAAATCCGTTAACTGTTAAACTCATCAATGTGTCGGACGAAATTTTCAAAAGAAGTTCATCCTTATAAATATGAAGGAAACGTGAAAGCCCAGATGGCTCGTTTAAGATTCGGATTTGAAATAAGAAATTCAATATACAAAAGTAAAGActtaatatatataacactgtgccggctaattatgccagtgcgaaggtggcatttttgcacccgcttaagatgcagtttcgaaaaaatctatatataccaaatgatagacaattgtctagagagtatattaacacttttgttttaagtgtgtttcacctgacaggtgagatatttacctttaaaaattaatatcccataggaaaatgataattccaataggagaattgattctcctacaggaaatattgacaatctacaggatttttaaaaagtcctataggaattatatttcctataggagaatggtatttcctgtaggaatttgattcagacatgtagttttcctacaggacattaagttttcctatcggattttatcaaatactatcggaattaaaattcatataggaagttcttgtattccgataggaaattgcaaatttcctataggaatattgtttttcctgtGGGAAAAactattttcctataggaatttgtttttaaaaggtaaatatctcacctgacaggtgagatacaatgataacaaaggtggtttttaactctttaagcaatggtctaccatatggcatatttaaatttttcgatatatgcagcttagacgggtacaaaaatgccaccttggcactggcataattattgGGCACAGTGTAATATACTTTATATTTGTCAGGGAATAAAACAATAGTATCATAAATCTGAACACGTGTACCTAAGCGGCAGCAAACTATCTTAACTAAAGTTCATCCGTTCATGCTCTCGTCTACAAATGAATGTCATATGTctacaaataaatgctaaatCATCACTAGTATAATATTTATCTGTAATATTTAATATgcacaaaatatttacaatatgtaATTAGATTAGTAagaatacaatattttttcgCGAAATTATGTGATTTTGCTTGCTCTGTGTGTGTCCTTCCAGATGCATAACAATACTGCTCGCCCCTAATACGTTTATGCACAAAGGGCGATCAAAATCACTTAGAATcccaaaaaatataattaaaagataatttgacatttatttgtaaGGAAGATAGTTTACGGACACTTTTTAGGACGGTATGGTGTCGCAATAATagaaaatacatatgtaaaacttgattggCTAGTTAAGATATTAAATGTCGTCTTTTGACTTTtgattgattatacatgtatttcgaatCTCATATTTAGATTCAAGAGTTCAGAATGAGCTCTCTGGATTTTCATAGAAATCTGCAGCAAAGAACAAAAGCCAGAAACAATGAAAATCGGCCGGTTTCCAAACTTACTCATATTTTGTACGATAAATGGTCACAATATTtgttttctaaaataatttcttttcgtCGATATCTATATTTGTGTGTACATATAATTGTTTGTTCCAATACCCTTGAAATATCGGTGACTTGTAAATGTAGAACAGCAAGATGTAATCATTTGAAGGAAAAATGACATTCCAAGACAGGGATGGTTTGATCCCTCAACCTTCATTATCTTCATTATCTTCATCATTGCCAGATCAGATAGTCTTGTGAATTACTTATCAAAAATACTGTTTTATAAACAGATAACTTATCCGTCCAAACAAATATCTTATTCGAACAAtacgtccgaacaaataacttatttgtcggcacaaatcgtaattcgtccgagcGAATAGCCAATTCATCCGAAAAAACTCTTATTCGTCTGAAGAAATACCTTATTTGTTCAAACAAGTAGAAAATTTGTCTGAACAATTCTTAATTCTActgaaaaaaaacttatatgTCCATAACAAATCGTAActcattcaaaaaaaaataactttgttgTCTGAACGAATAACAAATCCCAATTCACCCTaacaaataagattttttttttcatctcgcTCTTCAACGCTGCCGTACCAAAAAGACAGTTAGAAAGAACCATTTACTGGATTTTGACCTCAATAcccatttcttgtttttaaaaaaaatgttgacaatGCTACATCTTGGCTTATTATTCATATCATAGTATTTTGTAAAGATTCCTTAATAATTgtctacaaatttttttttaaaacttattcaaaaaataaatcccTCTGTTTAATGAATACAATCATCCACATATGAAAACATGTAGCACGCaatgattattgattttttgttgtttttgtcttCTTAGAATATAGCAAATCAGAAGAAAATGGAAATGATGAAAATAACTCAACTAGCTTCGATGTATACGACAATGGTGATGACGATAAAGGAAGTAAAGATAATGGtgatgaagatgatgaagaTGACGATTATACAAGTGAGGATAATGATTATTCGGACGAAAATAGTGATGGGGAATATGAAAGTGAAGATTATGAAGATGACGATGACAGAAGTGAAGATAATGGAGATGATGAAAAAAGTAATGGAGGAAATAGAGATGAAGAAAATGCTAGTGACGATAATGGTGATGGCAATACTGAAGATTATACAAAAGAATACAATGTTTATAGTAAAGAAAATGCTGATGGCGAATACAAAAGTGATGAAGATGACGATTATAGTGATGACGTTGACAGAAGTAAAGGTAATGGAGATGACGAAAGTGATAGTGTACACAGGAAAAATGTCCACATGTGTGCAACATgtgtttaacatatattttacatatatattttacacgtgtaaaacacataaaaagaGCACACATATATAAAGTGTTTAATTTCACACATGTTTAACATGTGTTTAATATGTGTCAAACATGTGTAAAATTAAACATAGCATATTTTATATGTGTAAAACACATATTCTATATGTGTAATATATGTGTtgcattttatatatgaaatttatatataattttttattagcAATTTTCAGTAAttaagctttcatttaaaatatattacgtACAGTGTGCTTCATATTGCAAACTATTCCTTGATATCAATGTATAGATCATCAGTATACTATTGCAGATGTATACCaggcatataaaaaaaataataacaaaaacttcattaatttgttcTCAGGAGTTTATTCTTCATTGCCATGTAACAATTCATTTCTCTCTTCATTGTTcctgtaaataaaaagaaaaattactcatatataattatgtattgatTCTATTTCATATTTAACACCATTAGTTATTATTTTCCATGTCTCTGttttacagtatacatgtacacttgttACACTATCCTATGATATTACATCATATAGATTCAATACCAGAATTCATACAGAAATATATTAGATAAATACCTGGTAATCTAGGTcagaatatatattaatattgtaAAAGAGTGATATCACAACAATTTTTTAACTTACCTCTTGGTAACCTTTAATTcctctttcttcttttttctgcaGAAGCTCCCAGATGTTTCGTCTGTTgtcttttttattaatacatagaactctggtgacagaaaaaaatctcaAGTTAATATATAGTCATGGTATATTTCAAAGATTgaagatataaattaaattgtcatgtgagaatcaaattttaatacatgtatttctctaGCAgaacttacatacatgtagttattactatacaatcatgtatataatataattataattctcACCTTTAAACTCTGGCCAGAACTTCTAACATTCGGTAAACTTTTTCTTTGTTAGGAATAACCtctgaaagaaatgaaaaaaaaaaaaagcaaaattctttcataaggtataattcaataaatagttatatatattatacacatgtacatgatgcactttatttgtacataattatgtCCAAAAGAAGCAACTGGTTGCATGTTAAGTTCAATCGTTTGAGTCGTTAGCCAATAGTATCTATACATTACATCTGACACTTTTAAGATGCCTagtattgttgatttttatcaatatattagtATATCATACACATGATATTACAAAATCAGACTTACAAGTGCTAATGTCATCTTCTTTCTCCTCATGTCCACAGGACTCTTTCCTGGTGGAGTGAATTGTCTGAATTAATTGCACAGGCCATCCAGGGGGAGAGGGTCTCAAATTAGTCCATTGTAGAGTGGAACAgctaagaaaaataaacatcagactttcaatattaaaactataaaacaaatatttgtttaaatcagtcactgtatacacatgtaagaaAAGCCATTGTTGTACATACTAGAATTACCATTATTAAAACTATAAAAACTGAAATATCCAGATTTTCAGAATTATATTGCTGttttgcaagtacatgtacatgttatacaaTAATTGTTACAATTGCTGTTGATTGCTAAAAACTAACAGCAATTTTAAGAAGTCtgagataattaaataaataattatacaaacATGCAGCCATCAGTGGataccaagcagctttaacagaATTCTGATACTGCACATATTTTTGCAACAGAACTGGCAAACTAACCTAAAAAACTAGCCATCTCTATGTCGATCTAACTTCAACTTCCTTCT encodes:
- the LOC136275573 gene encoding dentin sialophosphoprotein-like produces the protein MTFQDRDEYSKSEENGNDENNSTSFDVYDNGDDDKGSKDNGDEDDEDDDYTSEDNDYSDENSDGEYESEDYEDDDDRSEDNGDDEKSNGGNRDEENASDDNGDGNTEDYTKEYNVYSKENADGEYKSDEDDDYSDDVDRSKGNGDDESDSVHRKNVHMCATCV